The Leucobacter viscericola genome includes a window with the following:
- a CDS encoding toxic anion resistance protein, which yields MSEEQPTVAVDFAALIEPDDAKASEAQATPLERAIAEVPETGAAVARPEDSAFKFRSLLTAQQLADLERGAPVLARKFVDDVNQIVSFGGPVMEKMNSASVQLLEAQRDIKIPEADAVVNDMLRTMDGFEKKWRSQKVEDAVNTVVGWFKKTKYTLATMVRESKPISDKIDLAEVKLQEMESALADNIARGELLHKQTLSHMDDVVAVLAALEQVIVELRKEFDEADGILREAEASKSESVSYKGETISVDELREVHSKLSFVLSETEKSWADWRTQFFLGFAHAPATRNLIVTTFALRRRLATFRTMGLPSARQSLVMWQQAAFAREGAELGESVQEGTNKLIQGAFAETAKSVEAVANASQAPVITEDTIWAVIDSVKAQCAAIVTADRAGRALRARNLQALEQGETTIEDAVIASQRAVADASRKPSAVEAAPSASPASNTADPGSDLLNKLTS from the coding sequence ATGTCAGAGGAACAACCGACCGTCGCCGTCGATTTTGCCGCGCTGATTGAGCCCGACGATGCCAAAGCGTCTGAGGCACAGGCGACGCCGCTTGAGCGCGCAATCGCGGAGGTGCCCGAAACAGGAGCCGCGGTCGCTCGGCCCGAGGACTCAGCTTTTAAGTTCCGTAGCCTACTCACGGCGCAGCAGCTTGCAGACCTGGAGCGCGGGGCGCCGGTGCTCGCCCGCAAATTCGTCGATGACGTGAACCAGATCGTCTCGTTTGGCGGCCCGGTTATGGAGAAGATGAACTCCGCGTCCGTGCAGCTACTTGAGGCGCAGCGCGACATCAAGATTCCCGAGGCTGACGCGGTTGTCAACGACATGCTGCGCACGATGGACGGCTTCGAGAAGAAGTGGCGTTCGCAGAAGGTCGAAGACGCGGTGAACACCGTTGTCGGCTGGTTCAAAAAGACCAAGTACACACTCGCCACGATGGTGCGCGAGTCGAAGCCGATCTCAGACAAGATCGATCTGGCCGAGGTCAAGCTGCAGGAGATGGAGTCTGCCCTCGCCGACAACATTGCTCGCGGTGAGCTGCTCCACAAGCAGACGCTCTCCCACATGGACGATGTTGTTGCGGTGCTCGCGGCACTTGAGCAGGTAATTGTTGAACTGCGAAAGGAGTTTGACGAGGCCGACGGAATCTTGCGCGAGGCAGAGGCCTCGAAGTCTGAATCGGTGAGCTACAAGGGCGAGACAATCTCGGTCGACGAGCTGCGCGAGGTCCACAGCAAGCTGTCGTTTGTGCTCTCGGAGACCGAGAAGAGCTGGGCCGACTGGCGCACGCAGTTCTTCCTGGGCTTCGCGCACGCACCGGCCACTCGCAACCTCATCGTGACCACCTTTGCGCTGCGTCGCCGCCTCGCGACGTTCCGCACGATGGGTCTGCCGTCGGCACGCCAGTCGCTCGTGATGTGGCAGCAGGCTGCCTTCGCACGTGAGGGTGCCGAGCTCGGCGAGTCCGTGCAAGAGGGCACCAACAAGCTGATCCAGGGCGCCTTCGCTGAAACCGCGAAGTCTGTTGAAGCTGTTGCCAACGCCTCCCAGGCCCCGGTTATCACCGAGGACACCATCTGGGCCGTCATCGACTCGGTGAAGGCGCAGTGCGCTGCGATTGTCACCGCGGATCGTGCTGGGCGTGCGTTGCGCGCGCGCAACCTGCAGGCGCTTGAGCAGGGCGAGACCACGATCGAGGACGCGGTGATTGCCTCGCAGCGTGCCGTTGCTGATGCGAGCCGAAAGCCCTCGGCAGTTGAGGCTGCTCCTAGTGCTTCTCCCGCGTCGAATACCGCAGACCCGGGCAGCGACCTGCTGAACAAGCTCACTAGCTGA
- a CDS encoding substrate-binding and VWA domain-containing protein — protein sequence MFSDARFRKFIGSVAAIGAAALVLVGCSPSTDQGGTFADDGCTSVVVATSSEKVNLMEDLGAAFKDSAEHKGLEKCATVHAVNVASGKAAQYLSDSTTEWALGADTAPSVWSPASTVWTNRVASIAGDKVVAGAESFAKTPVVFGMPESMAKALGYPGKPISLKQIHDLIANPDGWGAAGKSMWGSFKIAKTNPNSSTTGMSMLLMQAYAASGKAQDLTVADVKAAEEFSRVFESGAIHYGDTTGKVLQNLADRTSGKGSSYVSAIALEETSLYNYNIGNPDSHTVQPGETLTPPDEKLVAVYPSEGSMWSDNPAVVLDAKWVTPEQKTASAAFVKFLHTKKAQELLPKYGFRPTDDSVDVSKYLNADVGVDPKQPAVTLPQPEPEVVSAAIDQWAAIRKPSAILQLIDISGSMDESIGDGRTRLDGAIEGSTATLGQIRPTDEIGVWAFTTGLSSNIDGTRVNGIGVVRPFGVLGGDKEGLQSDIEDLANSQRAGTPLYDSISSAYDYMKTHAEAGRINAIVVLSDGEDTDSATRLDTLIQKINADQKEGGNDKPVRIFAIAYSKAADVESLEKLARASGGQVFDATDPAKITETFQSVMNNF from the coding sequence GTGTTCAGTGACGCACGCTTTCGAAAGTTCATCGGATCTGTTGCCGCCATCGGTGCCGCAGCGTTAGTTCTGGTCGGGTGTTCACCGTCGACGGATCAGGGTGGCACGTTTGCCGATGACGGCTGCACCTCGGTAGTTGTGGCAACCTCCTCTGAAAAAGTGAACCTCATGGAAGACCTGGGGGCCGCCTTCAAGGACTCTGCAGAACACAAGGGACTCGAGAAGTGTGCCACGGTGCACGCCGTGAACGTGGCCTCGGGTAAAGCAGCGCAGTACCTGTCCGACTCCACGACCGAGTGGGCGCTCGGCGCTGACACGGCGCCATCGGTGTGGTCACCCGCCTCAACCGTGTGGACCAACCGTGTCGCCTCGATCGCCGGTGACAAGGTTGTTGCCGGAGCCGAGAGCTTCGCGAAGACCCCCGTTGTATTCGGTATGCCGGAGTCGATGGCGAAGGCGCTCGGGTACCCGGGCAAACCCATCAGCCTGAAGCAGATACACGATCTGATCGCGAATCCCGACGGGTGGGGAGCCGCGGGTAAGTCGATGTGGGGATCGTTCAAGATCGCAAAGACCAACCCCAACAGTTCCACCACGGGCATGTCGATGCTGCTGATGCAGGCCTATGCCGCTTCCGGCAAGGCTCAGGATTTGACGGTTGCCGATGTGAAAGCCGCCGAAGAATTCTCCCGGGTGTTCGAGTCCGGCGCGATCCACTATGGCGACACCACCGGCAAGGTGCTGCAGAACCTCGCCGATCGCACCTCGGGTAAGGGATCCTCATACGTGAGTGCCATCGCGCTCGAAGAGACCTCGCTCTACAACTACAACATCGGCAACCCCGACTCGCACACGGTGCAGCCGGGGGAGACGCTCACCCCGCCCGACGAGAAGCTCGTTGCGGTCTACCCCAGCGAGGGGTCGATGTGGAGCGACAACCCCGCGGTTGTGCTCGATGCGAAGTGGGTCACACCCGAGCAGAAGACCGCCTCGGCGGCGTTCGTGAAGTTCTTGCACACGAAAAAGGCGCAGGAACTGCTGCCAAAGTACGGTTTCCGTCCCACCGATGACTCGGTTGACGTCAGCAAGTACCTGAACGCAGACGTTGGGGTCGATCCCAAACAGCCCGCCGTCACACTCCCGCAGCCTGAGCCCGAGGTGGTCTCAGCTGCAATCGACCAGTGGGCGGCGATTCGTAAGCCCTCGGCGATCCTGCAGCTCATCGATATCTCGGGATCCATGGACGAGAGCATCGGTGACGGGCGTACACGACTCGACGGTGCGATCGAGGGATCGACCGCCACGCTCGGGCAGATCCGACCAACGGATGAGATCGGCGTGTGGGCCTTTACCACGGGCCTTTCCTCGAACATCGACGGCACCCGTGTGAATGGCATCGGGGTTGTGCGCCCGTTCGGAGTGCTGGGTGGCGACAAAGAAGGGCTGCAGAGCGACATCGAAGATCTCGCAAACAGTCAGCGAGCCGGCACCCCGCTGTACGACTCGATCTCTTCCGCGTACGACTACATGAAGACGCACGCCGAAGCGGGCCGCATCAACGCGATCGTGGTGCTTTCCGACGGCGAAGACACCGATTCAGCGACGCGCCTTGACACCCTCATTCAGAAGATCAACGCTGATCAGAAAGAGGGCGGCAACGACAAGCCCGTGCGCATCTTCGCGATTGCCTACTCGAAGGCCGCAGATGTTGAGTCCCTCGAAAAGCTGGCCCGCGCGTCTGGCGGCCAGGTGTTTGACGCGACGGATCCCGCCAAGATCACCGAGACCTTCCAATCGGTCATGAACAACTTCTAG
- a CDS encoding solute symporter family protein yields the protein MNTATILHLAPKTAEQNPVLNISIFLAFVAVTMVIVIRASRNNRTAADYYAGGRSFTGTQNGIAIAGDYLSAASFLGICGAIAINGYDGFLYSIGFLVAWLVALLLVAELMRNTAKFTMADVLSFRLKQRPVRMAAAATTLVVSFFYLLAQMAGAGGLVSLLLGLEDKTAQSLVIAVVGVVMIMYVLIGGMKGTTWVQIIKAVLLIAGAGVMTFWVLALNGFNFHALLEAAVANPENVNGAAILVPGLQYGSNPLDFVSLALALVLGTAGLPHVLMRFYTVPTAKEARKSVVWAIWLIGIFYLFTLVLGFGAAALVGPETIAAAPGGQNSAAPLVALALGGPLLLGFISAVAFATILAVVAGLTITASASYAHDIYNSVIKKGKATPKQEVKVAKITTLVIGGVAILGGIGVQGQNIAFLVALAFAVAASANLPTILYSLFWSKFTTRGAVWSMVGGLSSAIILIALSPVVSGNETAMLGEGVDFAIFPLKNPGIISIPLGFFLGWLGSVTDPGTESKKLAAEMEVRELTGFGAEPPVVH from the coding sequence ATGAACACCGCAACGATCCTGCACCTCGCTCCGAAAACGGCGGAGCAGAACCCGGTTCTCAACATCTCAATCTTCTTGGCGTTTGTCGCGGTGACGATGGTGATCGTGATTCGAGCGAGTCGCAATAACCGCACCGCGGCTGACTACTACGCGGGTGGACGCTCGTTCACGGGCACCCAGAACGGCATTGCGATCGCGGGCGATTACCTATCGGCGGCCTCGTTCCTCGGCATCTGCGGAGCGATTGCCATCAATGGTTACGACGGCTTCCTCTACTCAATCGGGTTTCTCGTCGCCTGGCTCGTCGCCCTGCTGCTCGTCGCTGAGCTGATGCGCAACACCGCGAAGTTCACGATGGCGGACGTGCTGTCGTTCAGGCTCAAGCAGCGACCCGTGCGCATGGCCGCAGCGGCAACGACTCTCGTGGTCTCTTTCTTCTACCTGCTCGCACAAATGGCCGGTGCCGGTGGTCTCGTGTCACTGCTGCTCGGGCTTGAAGATAAAACGGCACAGTCGCTGGTGATCGCGGTGGTCGGTGTTGTCATGATCATGTACGTGCTGATTGGCGGCATGAAGGGCACCACCTGGGTGCAGATCATTAAGGCTGTCCTGCTGATCGCGGGTGCAGGTGTGATGACGTTCTGGGTGCTGGCGCTCAACGGCTTCAATTTCCATGCGCTGCTTGAGGCAGCGGTTGCGAACCCCGAGAACGTGAACGGGGCCGCGATCCTGGTTCCCGGCCTGCAGTACGGTTCGAACCCGCTCGACTTTGTCTCGTTGGCGCTCGCGCTGGTGCTTGGAACCGCGGGGCTGCCGCACGTACTGATGCGGTTCTACACCGTGCCTACGGCGAAGGAAGCCCGCAAATCCGTGGTGTGGGCAATCTGGCTGATCGGTATCTTCTACCTGTTCACGCTCGTACTCGGTTTTGGTGCCGCGGCACTCGTTGGGCCCGAGACGATTGCTGCTGCTCCAGGCGGGCAGAACTCGGCAGCGCCGCTTGTTGCGCTTGCTCTGGGCGGGCCTCTGCTCCTCGGGTTCATCTCGGCGGTTGCGTTCGCAACGATCCTCGCGGTTGTCGCCGGGCTCACGATTACGGCCTCGGCGTCGTACGCCCACGACATCTACAACAGTGTGATCAAGAAGGGGAAGGCGACACCCAAGCAGGAGGTGAAGGTTGCGAAGATCACGACCCTCGTGATCGGTGGAGTCGCGATCCTCGGCGGCATCGGTGTGCAGGGTCAGAACATTGCTTTCCTCGTGGCGCTCGCGTTTGCGGTGGCCGCATCCGCGAACCTGCCGACGATCCTGTATTCGCTCTTCTGGAGTAAGTTCACGACCCGCGGCGCCGTGTGGAGCATGGTCGGTGGGCTTAGCTCAGCGATCATTCTGATCGCGCTCTCGCCGGTGGTGTCGGGCAACGAGACCGCGATGCTCGGTGAGGGTGTCGACTTCGCGATATTCCCACTGAAGAACCCCGGCATCATCTCGATCCCGCTCGGATTCTTCCTCGGCTGGCTGGGCTCGGTCACCGACCCCGGCACCGAGTCAAAGAAGCTGGCCGCCGAGATGGAGGTGCGTGAGCTCACCGGCTTCGGCGCCGAGCCGCCCGTGGTGCACTAG
- a CDS encoding DUF485 domain-containing protein, with translation MTHNTEGAPSHPIDYEAFQERPEFQAYKRRFRRFVFPIAAAFMVWFLGYVILAAYAHDFMAQPLFGMNVGLVLGLAQFVTTFGITMWYVWFANRNLDPASTELRAKLELLERDGSLEHATDGGAR, from the coding sequence ATGACACACAACACCGAGGGTGCACCGAGTCACCCCATCGATTACGAAGCATTCCAAGAGAGGCCCGAGTTTCAGGCCTATAAGCGGCGATTCCGTCGCTTTGTCTTTCCCATTGCGGCTGCCTTTATGGTGTGGTTTCTGGGCTACGTGATCCTCGCCGCGTACGCGCACGACTTTATGGCGCAGCCGCTTTTCGGCATGAACGTGGGGCTTGTTCTTGGCCTCGCACAGTTCGTGACCACGTTCGGAATCACCATGTGGTACGTCTGGTTCGCGAATCGAAACCTGGATCCCGCCTCAACCGAGCTGCGGGCAAAACTTGAGCTGCTGGAGCGCGACGGATCGCTTGAGCACGCAACAGATGGAGGCGCACGATGA
- a CDS encoding AMP-binding protein — MLNHAHPAAQGSYREVWDRSQDDRAGFWLEAAEAVEWVVAPKDAIEERSLTEWRWFPGGELNMSANALDRHVDAGRGDNAALIYDSAMTGTRASISYSELRDRVARFAGALRAQGVEAGDRVLIYLPMTPEAVTAMLACARIGAIHSVVFGGFAASELAVRIQDAKPKVIVTASGGLEPNRAVEYLPLVQRAIEICGGAAAGVQAVIVRDRDAVPGSAADYASETSARWIDWDDAEHDVTPADPVALPSDHPLYILYTSGTTGNPKGVVRDTGGYAVGLSWAMRGIYDFGPGDTIFTASDVGWVVGHSFIVYGPLLAGGTTVLYEGKPVGTPDAGAFWRILSSYGAKILSTAPTALRAIKREDPELRELTKYDLSSLKAVYLAGERMDPETWHWINDGLGVPVVDHWWQTETGWPICANPLGIEQLQTKAGSTTVPMPGFEVCIVDADGNDITAPGVEGNIAIRLPLAPGALLDIWGGHERFISSYLAAFPGYYASGDAGHFDEDGYLFVMGRTDDVINVAGHRLSTGSLEEVLTMHPAVAECAVIGVHDELKGQHAAGFVALKHGEQVHREELAAELVSLVREHVGPVAAFRDVTIVERLPKTRSGKILRKTIRQIVDGEPYKIPATIEDPSVIDALIEALGRTVHAPATTQIQVAAG, encoded by the coding sequence ATGCTTAATCACGCACACCCGGCTGCGCAGGGGAGTTATCGCGAGGTTTGGGATCGCAGCCAAGACGATCGCGCGGGGTTTTGGCTCGAGGCAGCGGAAGCTGTCGAGTGGGTTGTCGCGCCGAAAGACGCGATCGAAGAGCGCAGTCTGACGGAGTGGCGATGGTTTCCGGGTGGCGAGCTCAACATGTCCGCCAACGCACTCGATCGTCACGTCGACGCGGGCCGCGGCGACAATGCTGCCCTCATTTACGACTCGGCGATGACGGGCACACGCGCCAGCATCAGTTACTCCGAGTTACGGGACCGTGTCGCGCGTTTCGCAGGCGCACTTCGGGCGCAGGGAGTTGAAGCGGGCGATCGTGTACTCATTTATTTGCCGATGACCCCCGAAGCGGTCACGGCGATGCTCGCCTGTGCGCGCATCGGTGCGATCCACTCGGTTGTGTTTGGCGGGTTCGCCGCGAGCGAGTTGGCCGTGCGCATTCAGGACGCAAAGCCGAAGGTCATCGTGACGGCCTCGGGCGGTCTCGAGCCCAACCGGGCAGTTGAATATCTGCCGCTTGTGCAGCGCGCAATCGAGATTTGCGGGGGCGCCGCGGCCGGGGTGCAGGCGGTGATCGTTCGGGATCGCGACGCGGTCCCGGGATCCGCGGCTGACTACGCGAGTGAGACGAGTGCACGCTGGATCGACTGGGACGATGCCGAGCATGATGTGACTCCCGCAGACCCCGTGGCGCTGCCCTCTGATCACCCGCTCTATATTCTCTACACCTCGGGCACGACCGGAAACCCGAAGGGGGTTGTACGCGACACTGGTGGCTACGCTGTGGGGCTCTCGTGGGCTATGCGTGGCATCTACGACTTCGGGCCGGGGGACACTATCTTTACGGCCTCCGATGTTGGCTGGGTGGTGGGACACTCCTTCATCGTTTATGGTCCGTTGCTCGCTGGCGGCACCACGGTGCTCTACGAGGGCAAACCGGTTGGCACGCCTGACGCGGGTGCGTTCTGGCGCATCCTGTCGTCGTACGGTGCGAAGATCCTCTCCACGGCACCGACGGCGCTGCGGGCGATCAAGCGCGAGGATCCTGAGCTGCGAGAACTCACAAAGTACGACTTGTCATCGCTCAAGGCGGTTTACCTCGCGGGGGAGCGGATGGATCCCGAGACCTGGCACTGGATTAACGACGGGCTGGGAGTGCCGGTCGTTGACCACTGGTGGCAGACAGAGACCGGTTGGCCGATCTGCGCGAACCCGCTCGGCATCGAGCAGTTGCAGACAAAGGCAGGATCCACGACCGTACCGATGCCCGGCTTTGAGGTGTGCATCGTTGACGCCGACGGCAACGACATCACCGCGCCAGGGGTCGAAGGGAACATCGCCATCCGACTTCCACTCGCGCCGGGCGCGCTGCTCGATATTTGGGGAGGCCACGAGCGGTTCATCAGCTCGTACCTCGCGGCCTTCCCCGGGTACTACGCCTCGGGCGACGCTGGCCACTTTGACGAGGACGGATACCTGTTTGTAATGGGCCGCACCGATGACGTGATCAATGTTGCGGGGCACCGGCTCTCCACGGGTTCTCTCGAAGAGGTGCTCACGATGCACCCCGCCGTCGCGGAGTGCGCCGTCATCGGTGTGCACGACGAACTCAAGGGGCAGCACGCTGCGGGGTTTGTAGCTCTGAAGCACGGTGAGCAGGTGCACCGTGAAGAACTGGCAGCCGAGCTCGTGAGCCTGGTGCGCGAGCACGTCGGGCCTGTGGCTGCCTTCCGCGACGTGACGATCGTCGAACGGCTACCCAAAACGCGCTCGGGCAAGATCCTGCGCAAAACGATTCGGCAGATTGTTGACGGTGAACCGTACAAGATTCCGGCGACTATTGAAGATCCGTCGGTGATTGATGCGCTGATCGAAGCGCTCGGTCGCACGGTTCATGCCCCTGCAACCACGCAGATTCAGGTTGCCGCTGGCTGA